Proteins co-encoded in one Hymenobacter swuensis DY53 genomic window:
- a CDS encoding DUF4270 family protein, producing the protein MLIGLPVLLSSCELSEDVVGDVPAAAVTGTIYIDTLTVRMSTVLVDSVPTSTSSYLMVGQYQDARLGTITARSYLRLGLAGGFTPEAGAQFDSLVLVLPTDSYRYGDTTQVQHLQVHRLTEALRPANTYYAFNSRAYEAAPLATRPFRARPNLSSIRVRLADALGRELLQAGLSRQLSSTDELAERLPGLALMPSAADNGALLRLAATSESMVLQLFYHYSSAPDNGQVFDFTAVAGSRHFYQVQADRRSTLLSTLATTRHAISSTHTAAETYIEGVLGLQTKLEIPYLLNLNELGGTWVLNAATLTLETVAGSENRFLPPPATLTAQATNRGNQSGEFLASTAGTQLLGTYQTGVSAHTNLEQGSYTFLLQQYCEAVLKHTMSNTGMLLAPATLDTPERVVLGAPSSTNPPRLGVYLTRVQ; encoded by the coding sequence TTGCTCATCGGGCTGCCTGTGTTGCTCAGCAGCTGTGAGCTGAGCGAAGACGTAGTGGGCGACGTTCCCGCCGCAGCCGTAACAGGCACGATATATATTGATACGCTCACGGTACGCATGTCCACGGTACTGGTCGATTCGGTGCCGACTTCGACCAGCAGCTACCTGATGGTGGGCCAGTACCAGGATGCACGCCTGGGCACCATCACGGCCCGCAGCTACCTGCGCCTGGGCCTGGCCGGCGGGTTCACGCCGGAAGCCGGCGCGCAGTTCGATTCGCTGGTGCTGGTGCTGCCCACCGACAGCTACCGCTACGGCGACACCACGCAGGTGCAGCACTTGCAAGTTCATCGGCTTACGGAGGCGTTGCGGCCCGCCAATACCTACTATGCTTTCAACTCCCGGGCCTATGAGGCTGCGCCGCTGGCAACGCGTCCGTTCCGGGCCCGTCCCAACCTCAGCTCCATCCGGGTCCGGCTCGCCGATGCGCTGGGTCGGGAGCTGCTGCAGGCCGGTTTGAGTCGGCAGTTGTCTTCCACGGATGAGCTGGCTGAGCGGCTGCCGGGGCTGGCTCTCATGCCCTCCGCCGCCGACAACGGCGCTCTGCTCCGGCTGGCGGCCACCTCCGAAAGCATGGTGCTGCAGCTGTTTTATCACTATTCCTCGGCCCCCGACAACGGACAGGTATTCGACTTTACGGCCGTGGCCGGTAGCCGGCATTTTTACCAGGTGCAGGCCGACCGGCGGAGTACGCTGCTCAGCACCCTCGCCACTACCCGGCACGCCATTTCCAGCACCCATACCGCCGCCGAAACCTACATTGAGGGAGTCCTGGGCCTGCAGACCAAGCTTGAAATTCCGTATCTGCTCAACCTGAATGAGCTGGGTGGTACCTGGGTGCTGAACGCGGCCACGCTCACGCTGGAAACGGTAGCGGGCAGCGAAAACCGGTTCCTGCCGCCTCCGGCCACCCTCACGGCCCAGGCCACTAACCGGGGCAACCAATCTGGGGAATTTCTGGCCTCCACGGCTGGCACGCAACTGCTGGGTACCTACCAGACCGGCGTATCCGCGCACACCAACCTGGAACAGGGGAGCTACACGTTCCTGCTGCAGCAGTATTGTGAAGCAGTGCTGAAACATACTATGTCTAACACGGGCATGTTGCTGGCTCCTGCTACCCTCGATACCCCGGAGCGCGTAGTGCTGGGGGCGCCTAGCAGTACCAATCCGCCCCGGCTGGGCGTCTATCTGACGCGGGTGCAGTAG
- a CDS encoding PAS domain-containing protein: MTSSVSSLAPTLAASHDLLQKLLDVSLTGVILFQPVYAPATSALVDFAYLELNPAAQRMLSLPAHPTETFLTYYPHAQEAGIFAFYHDAFLADQLRREQFYYQQDGLDNYFDLSAQRSGDLLIVSFTDNASQDRSAVEQVLRESRAREQAARAEAERERQLLQALLTQAPVAIGLFQGDELRITTINEKLAQQLGRPLEQLLGQPLLTALPELQGQGFDDLLRQVLTTRVPVTGTETPATMLRDGQLQTSYYNFVYQPLYDVQGKVLGVIDVAVEVTEQVRARREVEELNQQLESRVQERTRQLQQQQQLLSQILGQVPAAVATLTGPEHRFSFVNDLYQGLIGKRAVLGQTVAESLPEVVAQGIIELLDEVYVTGQPFIGREIALQLYDDTLGELRQRYVNFVYQPLHRTPAGDTNMLVFAVDVTDQVVARQQVQQLNEELEARVQERTREAQAARTEAERQRGELQRVFEQAPTAIAVYRGPNYIIELANPTVCRLWGRTQEQIVGRGLFEALPEVAGMGYEELLDGVMATGVPYVAHAMEAVHEREGRRDTVYWDFVYVPMYEADGSIYGAMVVATEVTEQVRARQEVEQLNQQLETRVQERTQQLELQQGLLRQILGQVPACIATLTGPAHRYTFFNEPYQQFTGNRTVMGAAVAEVLPELVDQGFVGLLDEVYATGRPFIGSDRAVRLLDPQTGQRQERYVDFVYQPLFDKADQPQGILAFIVDVTDKVGARRQVQNLNEELAAINAEMQATNEELNATNARLIRTNTDLDTFVYTASHDLKAPIANIEGLLDTLRDYLPAIGSEPMIPRLLDMMQGAVARFQQTVGHLTDVSRLQYGNTQPIEAVDLRAMVEDVRLDLAPLVAATRARVLLDLDACPIVYFTPKDLRSIVYNLLSNALKYHAPEREPIVQVRAHCSASQVFLEVADNGLGLDEQQQRKLFVLFRRLHNHVEGSGVGLYMVKRIVENAGGTITVQSQAGTGSRFLVTLPRS, from the coding sequence ATGACTTCTTCGGTTTCCTCACTCGCGCCTACGCTGGCGGCCAGTCATGATCTGTTACAGAAGCTGCTGGACGTATCGTTGACGGGGGTTATTCTGTTTCAGCCGGTATACGCGCCAGCTACCTCTGCGCTTGTTGACTTTGCTTACCTGGAACTGAATCCGGCGGCCCAACGGATGCTGAGCCTACCGGCACACCCCACCGAAACGTTCCTGACGTATTATCCGCACGCCCAGGAGGCTGGCATTTTTGCCTTTTACCACGACGCGTTTCTGGCTGATCAGCTCCGTCGGGAGCAGTTCTATTATCAACAAGACGGACTGGATAATTACTTTGACCTCTCCGCTCAACGCAGCGGAGACTTGTTGATAGTAAGCTTTACAGACAACGCCAGCCAGGACCGCAGTGCCGTGGAGCAGGTTCTGCGCGAAAGCCGAGCCCGCGAGCAGGCCGCCCGCGCCGAGGCAGAGCGGGAGCGGCAGTTGCTGCAGGCCCTGCTCACGCAAGCTCCAGTAGCCATTGGCCTGTTTCAGGGGGATGAGCTGCGTATCACTACAATCAACGAGAAGCTGGCTCAGCAGCTGGGCCGACCACTTGAGCAACTGCTGGGCCAGCCGTTGCTCACGGCCCTGCCGGAGTTGCAAGGTCAGGGCTTCGATGACTTGCTGCGGCAGGTGCTCACTACCCGGGTTCCGGTAACCGGTACCGAAACCCCGGCCACTATGCTGCGCGATGGGCAGCTGCAGACTTCTTACTACAACTTTGTTTATCAGCCCCTCTACGATGTGCAGGGTAAGGTGCTGGGAGTAATTGATGTAGCCGTGGAAGTGACCGAACAGGTGCGGGCCCGCCGCGAGGTAGAAGAGCTGAACCAGCAGCTGGAAAGCCGCGTACAAGAGCGTACCCGCCAGCTCCAACAGCAGCAGCAGCTTCTCAGCCAGATTCTGGGCCAGGTGCCGGCGGCCGTTGCCACGCTCACTGGCCCCGAGCATCGGTTTTCCTTCGTCAACGACTTGTACCAAGGGCTGATCGGGAAGCGGGCCGTGCTGGGCCAGACGGTGGCCGAATCATTACCGGAAGTGGTGGCCCAGGGCATTATTGAGCTGCTGGATGAGGTGTACGTTACGGGCCAGCCGTTTATTGGTCGGGAAATTGCCCTGCAGCTCTATGATGACACGCTGGGTGAGCTGCGGCAGCGGTACGTGAATTTCGTGTACCAGCCTTTGCACAGGACACCGGCCGGCGATACGAACATGCTGGTATTTGCCGTGGATGTAACTGACCAAGTGGTGGCCCGCCAGCAGGTGCAGCAACTCAATGAGGAGCTGGAAGCCCGGGTACAGGAGCGCACTCGTGAAGCCCAGGCTGCTCGTACCGAGGCCGAGCGGCAGCGTGGCGAGCTGCAACGCGTCTTCGAGCAGGCTCCCACCGCCATTGCCGTGTACCGGGGGCCTAACTACATCATCGAGTTGGCTAATCCCACCGTGTGCCGGCTGTGGGGCCGCACCCAGGAGCAGATTGTGGGCCGGGGCCTATTTGAGGCATTACCCGAAGTGGCCGGTATGGGCTACGAGGAACTGCTGGACGGCGTAATGGCTACCGGCGTGCCTTACGTGGCCCACGCCATGGAGGCCGTGCACGAGCGGGAAGGCCGCCGCGACACCGTGTATTGGGACTTTGTGTATGTACCCATGTACGAAGCCGATGGCAGCATTTACGGGGCTATGGTGGTGGCTACTGAGGTAACCGAGCAGGTGCGGGCGCGCCAGGAAGTAGAGCAGCTGAACCAGCAGCTGGAAACCCGCGTGCAGGAACGCACCCAGCAGTTGGAGCTACAGCAGGGGCTGTTGCGCCAGATTCTGGGCCAGGTGCCGGCCTGCATTGCCACGCTCACCGGCCCCGCTCACCGGTACACCTTTTTCAATGAGCCCTATCAGCAGTTTACCGGTAACCGGACTGTGATGGGGGCGGCCGTGGCCGAAGTGTTGCCGGAGCTGGTGGATCAAGGTTTCGTGGGCCTACTCGATGAGGTGTACGCCACCGGCCGGCCTTTCATCGGTTCCGACAGGGCCGTGCGGCTGCTGGATCCGCAGACTGGGCAACGGCAGGAGCGGTACGTGGATTTCGTGTACCAGCCGTTGTTTGATAAGGCAGATCAGCCCCAGGGTATTCTGGCCTTTATTGTCGATGTGACCGATAAGGTCGGGGCCCGCCGGCAGGTGCAGAACCTCAACGAGGAGCTGGCCGCCATCAACGCGGAAATGCAGGCTACTAACGAAGAGCTGAATGCCACCAACGCCCGCCTTATCCGCACCAATACTGACTTGGATACGTTCGTGTACACAGCCTCACACGACCTGAAAGCACCCATTGCCAACATTGAAGGCCTGCTGGATACCCTGCGCGACTATCTGCCCGCCATCGGCTCCGAGCCTATGATACCGCGCCTGTTGGATATGATGCAGGGAGCCGTGGCCCGCTTTCAGCAAACCGTGGGGCATCTGACCGACGTATCGCGCCTACAGTATGGCAACACGCAGCCCATCGAAGCCGTGGACTTGAGGGCTATGGTAGAGGATGTGCGCCTGGATCTGGCTCCATTAGTAGCCGCCACCCGCGCCCGGGTGTTACTTGATCTTGATGCCTGTCCAATCGTTTACTTTACCCCGAAGGATCTGCGCAGCATCGTGTACAACCTGCTCAGTAATGCGCTCAAATACCACGCTCCTGAGCGGGAGCCTATTGTGCAGGTACGGGCCCACTGCTCGGCCAGCCAGGTGTTCCTGGAAGTGGCTGACAACGGTCTGGGCCTGGATGAGCAGCAGCAACGCAAGCTGTTTGTGCTGTTCCGGCGGCTGCATAACCACGTCGAGGGCTCGGGCGTAGGCCTGTACATGGTGAAACGCATTGTGGAAAATGCCGGTGGCACTATCACGGTGCAAAGTCAGGCCGGCACGGGTTCCCGCTTTCTGGTAACGCTGCCCCGCTCGTAA
- a CDS encoding response regulator, translating to MEKLPHILLVDDDDTTNFLNEHMLRKLNVTDQVQIAHDGREALALLTQPPPYMPTLMLLDVSMPGMDGIEFLEAYMRLPQAQQDATIIVMLTTSMDSSDLARIDELPIKGLVSKPLSREKIDMLLQLHFQRQLPGE from the coding sequence ATGGAAAAGCTTCCCCATATCCTGCTGGTTGACGACGACGACACGACCAACTTTCTCAACGAGCATATGCTCCGCAAACTCAACGTGACCGATCAGGTGCAGATAGCCCACGACGGCCGCGAGGCGCTGGCTCTGCTTACCCAGCCGCCCCCGTACATGCCCACCTTGATGCTGCTGGACGTGAGCATGCCCGGCATGGATGGCATTGAGTTTCTGGAAGCCTATATGCGCCTGCCTCAGGCCCAGCAGGATGCTACCATCATCGTGATGCTCACTACCTCCATGGACTCCTCCGACTTGGCCCGCATTGACGAGCTGCCCATCAAGGGGCTGGTCAGTAAGCCCCTTAGCCGGGAAAAGATAGACATGCTGCTTCAACTGCACTTCCAGCGCCAGCTGCCCGGCGAGTAA
- a CDS encoding LytR/AlgR family response regulator transcription factor, whose amino-acid sequence MLRCLLVDDEPLALRLLTSYVERVPFLELVGTCRSALEAMTVLQREAVDVLFLDVQMPDLTGVEFVRSMQPQALVIFTTAYEAYALEGFNLNAVDYLVKPIAFERFVQAAQKAQDRLAPRPPEPAPVPVLPPPASPTDDYIFVKADYHTQRLNLRDIRYLEGLKDYIKIYAGAKPILTLNSLKAFEDRLPSPDFVRVHRSYIVALAHVDSIRKNRIYMGPDIIPIGESYAEAFFKLIEGRNMH is encoded by the coding sequence ATGCTCCGTTGCCTGCTCGTGGATGATGAACCCCTGGCTCTGCGCCTGCTCACCTCGTACGTGGAACGCGTACCCTTTCTGGAACTGGTGGGCACCTGCCGGAGCGCCCTGGAAGCCATGACGGTGCTCCAGCGGGAAGCCGTGGATGTGCTGTTCCTGGATGTGCAAATGCCGGACCTTACGGGGGTAGAATTTGTGCGTAGTATGCAGCCCCAGGCTCTGGTGATTTTCACTACCGCCTACGAGGCGTACGCGCTAGAAGGCTTCAACCTGAATGCCGTGGATTATCTGGTGAAGCCTATTGCTTTCGAGCGGTTTGTGCAGGCGGCCCAGAAGGCCCAGGACCGCCTAGCCCCGCGTCCACCAGAGCCGGCCCCTGTGCCAGTGCTCCCCCCGCCCGCTAGCCCCACCGACGACTACATCTTCGTGAAGGCCGATTACCATACCCAACGCCTCAACCTACGGGACATCCGCTACCTGGAGGGCCTGAAAGACTACATCAAGATTTACGCCGGGGCCAAGCCGATTCTTACCCTGAACTCGCTCAAGGCCTTTGAGGACCGCCTCCCCAGCCCCGACTTTGTGCGCGTACACCGCTCTTACATCGTGGCCCTGGCCCACGTTGATTCCATTCGTAAAAACCGCATTTACATGGGCCCCGATATCATTCCCATCGGTGAGTCCTACGCAGAAGCATTTTTCAAGCTGATTGAAGGGCGCAACATGCACTAG
- a CDS encoding sensor histidine kinase, producing the protein MQLPRVSRQQVLRVIVHVAAWVAVATLPRLLSENPPPFRPGNLLLPLTLAGYFYLNYYVLIPRLFARKKFALYFLLAAGLLALVYLPMLLRITGMLPHHPPHPHYPLPPGAIHYSRPPQGLWLIGILAWIISSGMRITGEWFDTERARQDLANKQLTAELAFLKSQVSPHFLFNTLNNIYSLAHLKSDDTPEAILKLSQLMRYMLYESEAARVPLGREVEYLRNYMDLQRLRLDPEQVDIRFTVDGSLDGALIEPMLLIPFVENAFKHGVSARHSSRIAVDLIMRQDQLLFTVQNSRFPAVGGHDPNSGIGLPNVRQRLSLLYPNGRHLLLLEETSDEFIVELTLTLAHAPLPARG; encoded by the coding sequence ATGCAACTGCCCCGAGTATCCCGTCAGCAAGTATTGCGCGTGATTGTGCACGTAGCCGCGTGGGTGGCCGTGGCCACTCTTCCGCGCCTGCTCTCGGAAAATCCGCCACCGTTTCGGCCGGGAAACTTGCTGCTGCCTCTGACGCTGGCGGGGTATTTCTATCTGAACTATTACGTACTAATTCCACGGCTTTTTGCCCGGAAAAAGTTTGCCCTATACTTCCTGCTGGCCGCCGGCCTGCTGGCGCTGGTATATCTACCCATGCTGCTGCGCATCACGGGAATGCTGCCGCACCACCCGCCGCACCCACATTATCCGTTGCCGCCGGGTGCTATCCACTACTCCCGCCCCCCCCAGGGCCTGTGGCTGATTGGGATACTAGCCTGGATTATCAGTAGCGGCATGCGCATCACGGGCGAGTGGTTTGACACGGAGCGGGCCCGGCAGGACTTGGCCAACAAGCAACTTACGGCCGAGCTGGCGTTTCTGAAGTCGCAGGTGAGCCCGCATTTTCTGTTCAATACGCTCAATAATATCTACTCCCTGGCCCACCTGAAATCCGACGACACACCGGAGGCCATTCTCAAACTGTCCCAGCTCATGCGCTACATGCTGTATGAATCGGAGGCGGCGCGGGTGCCCCTGGGCCGGGAGGTGGAGTATCTGCGCAACTACATGGATCTGCAGCGGCTGCGCCTTGACCCGGAGCAGGTAGATATTCGCTTTACGGTGGACGGGTCGCTGGACGGGGCTCTAATTGAGCCCATGCTGCTGATTCCGTTCGTGGAAAATGCGTTTAAGCATGGCGTCAGCGCCCGGCATTCTTCCCGGATTGCCGTAGACCTGATTATGCGGCAGGACCAGCTGTTGTTTACGGTACAGAACTCGCGCTTTCCGGCCGTGGGTGGCCACGACCCGAACTCGGGCATCGGGCTGCCCAACGTGCGCCAGCGCCTCAGCCTGCTGTATCCCAACGGCCGCCACCTGCTGCTGCTAGAAGAAACCAGCGACGAATTTATTGTGGAACTAACCCTGACCCTTGCCCATGCTCCGTTGCCTGCTCGTGGATGA